One region of Candidatus Omnitrophota bacterium genomic DNA includes:
- a CDS encoding galactose-1-phosphate uridylyltransferase — translation MPEFRKDPIIGRWVIVATERARRPTDFVPHSVSEEKMAEPPCPFCEGKEDQTPQPEIFAIRNPGTKPCTPGWKVRVVPSVSPVLKVEGKVERHGRGMYDVVNGIGAHEIIVETPQHIYNMADLPEQQITDSITAYIERITDLGRDPRLKYALLFKNYGLAAGSGRIRHAHSQLIAMPVNPIRLKDELVGARQYFEYKERCIFCDVIKQELDTGKRIVADVDGFVAFAPFASRFPFETWILPKKHSADFAHLSVDKRADLARTLKLVLTKLKKALVDPAYNIILHTAPFRVPKAGYWRTIDDDFHWHLEIMPRLTRVAGFEWGSGFYINPTPPEDAAKYLSGIE, via the coding sequence ATGCCTGAATTCAGAAAAGACCCTATAATCGGAAGGTGGGTGATAGTTGCGACCGAAAGGGCGCGCCGGCCCACCGATTTTGTGCCTCATTCCGTATCCGAGGAGAAGATGGCCGAACCTCCCTGCCCGTTCTGCGAGGGGAAGGAAGACCAGACGCCTCAGCCGGAGATCTTTGCGATCCGCAACCCCGGCACAAAACCGTGTACGCCCGGATGGAAAGTCAGGGTCGTTCCCTCAGTCTCGCCGGTCCTTAAGGTGGAAGGCAAGGTCGAAAGGCACGGGAGGGGAATGTATGACGTGGTAAACGGCATCGGCGCCCACGAGATAATCGTCGAGACCCCGCAGCACATCTACAATATGGCAGACCTGCCCGAGCAGCAGATTACCGATTCAATAACCGCGTACATAGAGCGCATCACCGACCTCGGCAGGGACCCGCGTTTGAAATACGCCCTCCTCTTTAAAAATTACGGCCTCGCGGCGGGCTCTGGAAGGATAAGGCACGCCCATTCGCAGCTGATAGCAATGCCCGTAAACCCGATACGCCTTAAGGATGAACTGGTCGGCGCGCGCCAGTACTTTGAATACAAGGAACGCTGTATATTCTGTGATGTCATAAAGCAGGAGTTGGACACCGGAAAGCGGATCGTGGCCGACGTGGACGGTTTCGTTGCGTTCGCGCCTTTCGCGTCGAGGTTCCCGTTCGAAACGTGGATCCTTCCTAAGAAACACAGCGCGGATTTCGCGCATCTTTCTGTCGACAAGAGGGCGGATTTGGCGAGGACGCTCAAGCTCGTGCTCACGAAATTGAAGAAAGCTCTCGTCGATCCGGCGTATAATATAATACTCCATACCGCGCCGTTCCGCGTACCCAAGGCCGGATACTGGAGGACGATAGACGACGATTTCCACTGGCACCTCGAGATAATGCCGAGGCTTACAAGGGTCGCAGGTTTCGAGTGGGGCAGCGGGTTCTATATTAACCCCACCCCGCCTGAAGACGCGGCCAAATACCTAAGCGGGATAGAATGA
- a CDS encoding CBS domain-containing protein: MINNKVAPSELIRRDFQHLKETEELNTTDEIAELLFIQSLEGRSHNGAGAFQKSFYVNTTIDDIVRALKFDPNKVKTRRQMLIDDITGFVEDTIKGKPRTRLVNGKGEPFIGVPDLKDIEVNAHDVLRGIYIGGLRDDPGPRAAAEEKFGITIGYGKCYPINLDVMDKMNLDGELLAHREHAGSIEAFKRAGLIIAEADLQKVAPDKIRYLYIRHKIGPGQSDDGALVAAGMVYNKNVALGIFLADAIDTLEKYVHLYKDQDDELGYYISKNWPGLNVSMDEVLEITYMAAVPEELDDIMPDSSLRYFLSIDRQIGQCALQSHLNFIDKKPYFPMFISFNRTLSSEFYTYIRNRVNSLKNLQAVVTSDTVMKGLEMPVNSFLKRPAIVVKSGVPLKDALEKMKAAGAEFLVIQDENNAVQGVISLHDLIKLMMENGKRE; this comes from the coding sequence ATGATAAACAACAAAGTTGCGCCCAGCGAATTAATACGACGTGATTTCCAACATCTCAAAGAGACCGAAGAGCTAAACACTACCGATGAGATAGCGGAACTGCTTTTCATCCAGTCACTCGAAGGAAGGTCCCACAACGGCGCGGGAGCCTTCCAGAAGAGCTTTTACGTCAACACGACCATCGACGATATCGTCCGCGCGCTTAAGTTCGACCCGAACAAGGTCAAGACCAGGCGCCAGATGCTCATAGACGACATCACCGGGTTCGTTGAGGATACTATCAAGGGGAAACCGAGGACGCGCCTCGTTAACGGCAAAGGCGAACCGTTCATCGGCGTACCTGACCTCAAGGATATCGAAGTGAACGCCCATGACGTCCTCAGGGGCATATATATCGGCGGCCTCAGGGATGATCCTGGCCCGCGTGCGGCGGCAGAAGAGAAATTTGGGATAACGATCGGTTATGGCAAGTGTTATCCGATAAATCTCGATGTGATGGATAAGATGAATCTCGACGGTGAATTGCTCGCCCACCGTGAACACGCCGGTTCGATAGAGGCGTTCAAAAGAGCGGGCCTTATCATCGCCGAAGCTGACCTCCAGAAGGTCGCGCCTGACAAGATAAGATACCTTTATATAAGGCATAAGATCGGGCCGGGCCAGTCGGATGACGGGGCACTCGTTGCCGCGGGAATGGTATATAACAAGAACGTGGCGCTCGGGATATTCCTGGCCGACGCGATCGATACTCTGGAAAAATACGTTCACCTGTATAAGGACCAGGACGACGAGCTGGGCTATTACATTTCGAAAAATTGGCCGGGCCTGAACGTCTCGATGGATGAAGTCCTCGAGATAACTTACATGGCCGCGGTTCCGGAAGAACTCGACGACATAATGCCGGACAGCTCTTTGAGGTATTTCCTTTCGATAGACAGGCAGATCGGGCAGTGCGCGCTCCAGAGCCACCTTAATTTCATAGACAAGAAGCCGTATTTCCCGATGTTCATAAGTTTCAATAGGACTCTATCTTCGGAATTTTATACATATATACGCAACAGGGTCAACTCGCTCAAGAACCTCCAGGCCGTCGTCACGTCAGATACGGTCATGAAGGGGCTCGAGATGCCGGTAAACAGCTTCCTGAAGCGGCCCGCGATAGTCGTGAAATCGGGCGTACCGCTTAAGGACGCGCTGGAGAAGATGAAAGCTGCTGGCGCGGAGTTCCTGGTCATACAGGACGAGAACAACGCCGTGCAGGGCGTAATATCGCTGCATGACCTGATAAAGCTTATGATGGAAAACGGAAAGCGCGAATAG
- the fmt gene encoding methionyl-tRNA formyltransferase, giving the protein MTIVFFGTSGFAVPSLVKLSKFHDIAAVVTKPDRPKGRNLKPAPSLVKIKADSLDIPVTSIDDISSARALDELKKYKADLFVVIAYGKILPGEILSLPKIYSIGLHASLLPKYRGASPINWAILNGEEKTGVTVFKLSGKMDAGEIITQKDADILDSDNAETLSEKLSNLGANLLVRAVDSIEERKAQFIKQDESEASLTPKLKKEDGRIVWDKPASEVHNKVRAFYGWPGAFSSLNGRIIKIWATEPSDLPAQKGQSPGRIAALDSGGITVACGSGFLRIKELQPEGGKRMKAKDYVLGNKVSVGDSFVN; this is encoded by the coding sequence ATGACGATAGTCTTCTTCGGCACGTCCGGATTCGCGGTCCCGAGCCTCGTGAAATTGAGCAAATTCCACGATATCGCGGCCGTTGTCACCAAACCTGACAGGCCGAAGGGCAGGAACCTGAAACCGGCCCCGTCTCTCGTAAAGATAAAAGCGGATTCCCTGGACATACCCGTTACCTCGATAGACGACATCTCTTCCGCCCGCGCCCTGGACGAACTCAAAAAATACAAGGCGGACCTCTTCGTCGTCATCGCGTATGGGAAGATACTCCCGGGCGAGATACTCTCTTTGCCGAAGATTTATTCAATAGGCCTCCACGCTTCCCTGCTCCCGAAATACAGGGGAGCCTCGCCGATAAACTGGGCGATATTGAACGGCGAAGAGAAGACCGGCGTCACCGTTTTCAAGTTGAGCGGAAAGATGGATGCCGGCGAGATAATAACGCAAAAAGACGCGGATATCCTCGATTCCGATAATGCCGAGACGCTCTCCGAAAAACTCTCGAATCTTGGCGCTAACCTGCTTGTCAGGGCGGTGGATTCCATAGAGGAGCGGAAAGCGCAATTTATAAAACAGGATGAATCCGAAGCCAGTCTCACCCCTAAGTTGAAGAAAGAGGACGGCAGGATAGTCTGGGATAAGCCGGCTTCCGAGGTTCATAATAAGGTCAGGGCTTTTTACGGCTGGCCCGGGGCGTTTTCCAGCCTTAACGGCAGGATAATAAAGATATGGGCCACAGAGCCCTCGGACCTGCCGGCGCAAAAAGGCCAGTCGCCCGGCAGGATAGCCGCGCTCGACAGCGGCGGAATAACCGTAGCTTGCGGCAGCGGCTTCCTCAGGATAAAAGAGCTGCAGCCCGAGGGCGGCAAACGTATGAAGGCCAAGGATTACGTTCTCGGGAACAAGGTTTCAGTCGGCGACAGCTTCGTTAATTGA
- the def gene encoding peptide deformylase — protein sequence MSILQVRKYPDPVLKKKAQPVKTVTERERSLIEDMIETMKLSEGVGLAATQVGVSKRIIVFNPSCDEWRADALINPVIVKKRGSEKKEEGCLSLPGINGPVSRSTYVRVEGVDIKGKPVCFEARGLLARICQHEIDHLDGILFIDRLSPVKRFMAKRKLKKELK from the coding sequence ATGTCCATCTTACAAGTACGCAAATATCCGGATCCTGTCCTCAAGAAGAAGGCCCAGCCGGTCAAAACCGTGACCGAGCGCGAGAGGAGCCTTATCGAGGATATGATCGAGACGATGAAGCTCTCCGAAGGGGTGGGTCTCGCGGCCACGCAGGTAGGGGTATCTAAAAGGATCATCGTCTTCAACCCGTCTTGCGATGAGTGGCGGGCCGACGCGCTCATTAACCCTGTCATAGTAAAAAAGCGCGGAAGCGAGAAAAAAGAGGAGGGCTGCCTGAGCCTGCCCGGGATAAACGGGCCGGTCAGCCGCAGCACCTATGTCCGGGTCGAAGGGGTTGATATAAAGGGAAAGCCCGTCTGTTTTGAGGCGAGAGGCCTTTTAGCCAGGATATGCCAGCATGAGATAGACCACCTGGACGGCATTCTCTTCATCGACAGGCTCAGCCCTGTCAAGCGTTTCATGGCGAAACGCAAACTCAAAAAAGAGCTCAAATGA
- a CDS encoding tetratricopeptide repeat protein produces the protein MDEADLANLPKQVSDYYQKGLEAVKRENFGYAIELFSSALALKQDFAEARFYLWLSLWEQQRHHPNIIKLVTGKIFGFISMMGGMSLQKAGKTWEAIYQFEKAMKADPGNSAILNAIADCFLSEGQTLNAIKILEGVPMINNKDSKTLKKLAGLYKGMENYEKARAFYKAALQANPGDMDAEHGIKELDAIKTLIKGSFDQ, from the coding sequence ATGGACGAAGCGGATTTAGCTAATCTTCCGAAACAGGTAAGCGATTATTATCAAAAAGGCCTTGAGGCCGTCAAAAGAGAAAATTTCGGTTACGCTATAGAGCTCTTCAGTTCCGCGCTCGCCTTAAAACAGGATTTCGCGGAGGCGCGCTTCTACCTCTGGCTCTCCCTTTGGGAGCAGCAAAGGCATCATCCGAATATAATTAAATTGGTCACCGGAAAAATATTCGGGTTTATCAGTATGATGGGCGGGATGTCGCTCCAAAAAGCGGGCAAGACGTGGGAGGCGATCTATCAGTTCGAGAAGGCAATGAAGGCGGACCCGGGAAATTCCGCGATCCTGAACGCTATAGCCGATTGCTTCCTGAGCGAGGGGCAGACCTTAAACGCCATAAAGATATTGGAAGGCGTCCCGATGATAAATAACAAAGATTCCAAGACACTTAAGAAACTGGCGGGGCTTTACAAGGGCATGGAGAATTATGAAAAGGCGCGCGCTTTCTATAAGGCGGCCCTTCAGGCCAACCCAGGCGATATGGACGCCGAACACGGCATAAAAGAGCTCGACGCCATAAAGACCCTCATCAAGGGCTCGTTCGACCAGTAG
- the priA gene encoding primosomal protein N' produces MAGPKEDNEDPFGAGLTNPQAKEFVEVAVGLPVRKPFHYRVPASLKEKVEIGKRVWVPFGPRRIVGYVTDLVDKPRLEGIKEILSVIDEESSVISAELLALTKWIAGYYHSSWGEAIEAALPGPLKKGKIKTKPRHPLVEEEYEPTGNFKPTHEQDAALRSIRESISKGKNDVYLLHGITGSGKTEVYMQSIESALRLGRSAIVLVPEISLTPQAVERFKSRFGSIVAVLHSRLLGSERFLEWKKLKEGTAKIAVGARSAIFAPVKNLGLIVIDEEHETSYKQDDAPRYNARDVAIERARSAGAAVILGSATPSLESFQKAASGEYKLLKITERIEKRALPKVDIIDMRQELIDSREPKIFSRALEHAISQVLNRHGQVMLFMNRRGFSTFINCKKCGYVVTCKYCNVSMTYHFDTKKLNCHYCNYQAGPPEKCPKCKSGDIRYFGIGTQKIESEAARLFPAARIARMDTDATVKRGSHRQILSEFKKHKIDILVGTQMIAKGHDFPRVTLVGVVSADTALNLPDFRAGERTFNLLTQVAGRAGRGSEPGRVIVQTFSPNHYAIEKSIEHDYVGFFNEEIKFRKELNYPPFTHIVEIKLRGKKEERVIKAAQDLGAVLNLFIAGEVLSEAKGKPVEMVGPAPEFISKIKGQFRWNLLLKGQDPAVICGFIDKALDNLKGKSGLIITVDVDPMGL; encoded by the coding sequence ATGGCAGGACCTAAAGAAGATAATGAAGATCCTTTCGGAGCAGGATTGACGAATCCGCAGGCAAAAGAGTTCGTTGAAGTAGCGGTGGGCCTTCCCGTCAGGAAGCCGTTCCACTACAGGGTTCCCGCCTCCCTGAAAGAAAAAGTGGAGATCGGCAAGCGTGTTTGGGTCCCTTTCGGCCCGAGGCGGATCGTAGGTTATGTCACAGATCTTGTCGATAAGCCCCGTTTGGAAGGTATAAAGGAGATCCTCTCGGTAATAGACGAGGAGAGCTCGGTGATCAGCGCCGAGCTTCTGGCGCTTACGAAGTGGATCGCCGGTTATTACCACTCGTCGTGGGGAGAGGCTATAGAGGCCGCGCTTCCCGGCCCGCTGAAGAAAGGGAAGATAAAGACAAAGCCCCGCCATCCCTTGGTCGAAGAGGAATACGAGCCCACCGGGAATTTCAAGCCCACGCACGAGCAGGACGCCGCTCTGAGATCCATCAGGGAATCCATATCGAAAGGCAAAAACGACGTCTACCTTCTGCACGGCATCACAGGCAGCGGCAAGACCGAGGTCTATATGCAGTCGATCGAATCGGCGCTCAGATTAGGGAGGTCCGCAATAGTATTGGTGCCGGAGATCTCACTTACGCCCCAGGCGGTCGAACGTTTCAAGTCGAGGTTCGGGAGTATCGTGGCGGTCCTGCACAGCAGGCTTCTTGGGAGCGAAAGATTTTTAGAATGGAAAAAACTTAAGGAAGGGACCGCGAAGATCGCGGTGGGCGCGCGATCAGCCATATTCGCGCCGGTCAAAAACCTCGGCCTGATAGTGATAGATGAAGAACACGAGACGTCCTATAAACAGGACGATGCGCCGAGATATAACGCCAGGGACGTCGCGATAGAACGCGCCAGGTCCGCGGGCGCCGCGGTCATCCTTGGCAGCGCCACCCCGTCCCTTGAAAGTTTCCAGAAGGCGGCGTCAGGCGAATACAAATTACTGAAGATTACCGAGCGCATAGAGAAGAGGGCCCTGCCGAAGGTCGATATAATAGACATGCGCCAGGAGCTTATCGATTCCAGGGAGCCGAAGATATTCTCCCGCGCGCTTGAGCACGCCATATCTCAGGTCCTGAACAGGCACGGCCAGGTGATGCTCTTTATGAACAGGAGGGGTTTCTCGACCTTCATAAACTGCAAGAAGTGCGGCTATGTGGTGACCTGCAAATACTGCAACGTCTCGATGACATATCATTTCGACACAAAGAAGCTTAATTGCCATTACTGTAACTATCAGGCCGGCCCGCCGGAAAAATGCCCCAAATGCAAGAGCGGGGATATCAGGTATTTCGGCATCGGCACGCAAAAGATCGAGAGCGAGGCGGCCAGGCTTTTTCCTGCCGCCAGGATAGCCAGGATGGATACCGACGCGACGGTAAAGAGGGGCTCCCACCGCCAGATACTCTCGGAATTCAAGAAACATAAAATAGATATTCTTGTAGGGACCCAGATGATAGCCAAGGGCCACGACTTCCCGCGGGTGACGCTAGTCGGGGTCGTCTCGGCGGATACGGCTCTCAACCTGCCGGATTTCAGGGCCGGCGAGAGGACATTCAACCTCCTGACGCAGGTCGCGGGCCGCGCGGGCAGAGGATCAGAACCCGGCAGGGTGATCGTCCAGACATTCTCTCCCAACCATTACGCGATAGAAAAGAGCATCGAGCACGATTATGTCGGATTTTTCAACGAGGAGATAAAATTTCGCAAAGAGCTGAATTATCCTCCGTTCACGCATATCGTCGAGATAAAGCTGAGGGGAAAGAAGGAAGAGAGGGTGATAAAGGCCGCGCAGGACCTCGGGGCTGTCCTGAACCTTTTCATCGCCGGCGAAGTCCTTAGCGAAGCTAAGGGAAAGCCGGTGGAGATGGTAGGGCCGGCGCCGGAATTCATATCGAAGATAAAAGGGCAATTCAGGTGGAACCTGCTGCTTAAAGGGCAAGACCCTGCGGTGATCTGCGGATTTATAGACAAAGCCCTGGATAACCTGAAAGGGAAGTCGGGCCTGATTATTACGGTAGATGTAGACCCGATGGGATTGTGA
- a CDS encoding uracil-DNA glycosylase, with amino-acid sequence MTNKKELAGIASKAREELAGIASKTREELAGIARDLRSYIEAEKAAGTADIITPARPRNAASNSKKSGLLDPVKREVFSCRRCPLYKTKKNYVFSDGDPEARLVFVGEAPGGDEDIQGVPFVGRAGQLLTKMIEAMGLRRQDVYICNVIKCRPPNNRAPLPEEVAACKDYLLRQVGIISPKVICCLGKHATEALLGTEVFITKIRGKEFEFNGVTLIPTYHPAYLLRNPSAKKEVWQDLKKIMKILSEQD; translated from the coding sequence ATGACAAATAAGAAAGAACTTGCCGGCATCGCCAGCAAAGCTCGTGAAGAACTTGCCGGCATCGCCAGCAAAACTCGTGAAGAACTTGCCGGCATCGCCCGGGACCTGAGGTCCTATATAGAGGCCGAAAAAGCCGCAGGTACCGCCGATATCATCACGCCTGCCCGGCCGAGAAACGCCGCATCGAATTCTAAGAAATCCGGGTTACTCGATCCGGTAAAAAGAGAAGTATTCTCATGCCGGCGCTGCCCGCTTTATAAGACCAAGAAGAATTACGTATTTTCAGACGGGGATCCCGAAGCCCGGCTGGTATTTGTAGGAGAGGCGCCGGGCGGAGATGAAGATATTCAGGGGGTCCCGTTTGTCGGCCGCGCAGGCCAGCTTTTAACGAAGATGATAGAGGCGATGGGCCTCAGGCGCCAAGACGTCTATATCTGCAACGTCATAAAATGCCGGCCTCCTAACAACAGGGCGCCCCTGCCGGAAGAAGTTGCCGCATGCAAGGATTACCTTCTCAGGCAAGTCGGGATAATCTCGCCTAAGGTCATCTGCTGCCTCGGGAAACATGCCACTGAGGCGCTCCTGGGCACCGAGGTCTTCATAACAAAGATCAGGGGTAAAGAGTTCGAATTTAACGGCGTCACGCTTATCCCCACTTATCATCCCGCATACCTTTTAAGGAATCCTTCCGCCAAGAAAGAAGTATGGCAGGACCTAAAGAAGATAATGAAGATCCTTTCGGAGCAGGATTGA
- a CDS encoding glycosyltransferase, translating into MKVFIIHAQAGAGHKSAALAIKDAFDKANTGHDVRVVDSLEYANRLFRFTYVWGYNFMVSKAPFLWTFSFYFTDFKPLRPLIRTVRRMMNFVNGHKLYSFIRKEKPDCIVATHFLATDIVSNLKMSKLYDGKLITCVTDYGVHDFWISSQVDIYVAAAEYTKNELVSKGIQAEKIRVLGIPVQEKFTKKLERGEAIKKLGLKEGLFTVLIIGGGLGVGPIPEMVETIAGTSEPFQLIVVCGNNEGLLKEIENIAKKSKVFIKPYGFVDNVNELMDASDVMISKPGGLSISEAMVKGVPVIVNTYIPGQEESNLMFLEKHGVGVGVKTIGETLDKLEALYRSKDTLDTMRAKAKQLGKPSSASDIVLLVLETIEKKWSTLVKN; encoded by the coding sequence ATGAAGGTATTCATCATCCATGCCCAGGCCGGGGCCGGGCACAAGAGCGCCGCCCTGGCGATAAAAGACGCCTTCGATAAGGCCAACACAGGCCACGATGTCAGGGTAGTAGATTCCCTGGAATACGCGAACCGGCTGTTCAGGTTTACCTATGTCTGGGGATATAACTTCATGGTCTCGAAGGCGCCTTTCCTCTGGACATTCTCGTTCTATTTTACCGATTTCAAGCCGCTGCGGCCGCTTATAAGGACAGTAAGGCGCATGATGAATTTCGTAAACGGGCATAAACTCTACTCCTTCATAAGGAAAGAGAAGCCGGATTGTATAGTCGCTACGCATTTCCTGGCGACGGACATAGTATCCAACCTTAAAATGTCGAAACTCTATGACGGCAAACTCATCACGTGCGTCACGGATTACGGCGTGCATGATTTCTGGATATCGTCCCAGGTGGACATCTATGTCGCTGCGGCCGAATACACCAAGAACGAGCTTGTGAGCAAAGGCATACAGGCCGAAAAGATAAGGGTGCTCGGCATCCCGGTCCAGGAGAAATTCACGAAGAAGCTGGAGCGAGGCGAGGCGATCAAGAAGCTCGGCCTGAAAGAGGGGTTATTTACCGTCCTCATAATCGGGGGCGGGCTCGGCGTCGGCCCGATACCGGAGATGGTCGAGACTATCGCCGGGACATCAGAGCCGTTCCAGCTCATCGTAGTATGCGGCAACAACGAAGGGCTTCTTAAGGAAATAGAGAATATCGCTAAAAAATCAAAAGTATTTATCAAACCTTACGGTTTTGTGGATAACGTGAACGAATTGATGGATGCCTCCGACGTAATGATATCCAAACCCGGCGGCCTGAGCATTTCCGAGGCAATGGTCAAGGGCGTGCCTGTCATAGTCAATACCTATATCCCGGGACAGGAAGAGAGCAACCTTATGTTCCTGGAAAAGCACGGGGTGGGCGTAGGAGTCAAGACCATCGGAGAGACCCTTGACAAGCTTGAGGCCCTTTACAGGTCAAAAGATACCCTCGATACGATGAGGGCGAAGGCGAAACAACTGGGCAAGCCGTCCTCAGCGAGCGATATAGTCCTGCTTGTGCTGGAGACTATCGAGAAGAAATGGTCAACACTCGTAAAGAACTGA
- a CDS encoding HAD family hydrolase has product MAKKQNKVIFLDRDGVINKDPEHLKFQYVTKWKDFKFLPGAKRAIKMLTDAGYSIYIISNQAGIAKKYFSIRDLKRITVNMAREAEKAGGKITGAYYCPHRTEDNCGCRKPKAGLFKKALKRGPIDFKKTFFVGDNIRDVQAGKAIGCRTLLVLSGKVRSRKDDGWEAKPDFIKRDLLEAAEFILKNDRRNI; this is encoded by the coding sequence GTGGCCAAAAAGCAAAATAAAGTAATATTCCTCGACAGGGACGGGGTCATAAACAAGGACCCAGAACATCTGAAATTCCAATATGTGACCAAGTGGAAGGATTTCAAGTTCCTGCCGGGAGCGAAACGCGCCATAAAGATGCTTACGGACGCCGGGTATTCGATATACATAATCTCCAACCAGGCGGGGATCGCAAAAAAGTATTTCTCGATACGGGACCTTAAACGTATAACTGTTAACATGGCGAGGGAAGCGGAAAAGGCCGGTGGGAAAATAACAGGGGCCTATTACTGCCCGCACCGGACCGAGGATAACTGCGGCTGCCGGAAACCCAAGGCGGGCCTTTTTAAGAAGGCGCTGAAGAGGGGCCCGATAGATTTCAAGAAGACTTTTTTTGTAGGCGACAATATCAGGGATGTCCAGGCCGGGAAGGCGATAGGATGCAGGACCCTTTTGGTGTTGTCCGGTAAGGTAAGGTCGAGGAAGGATGACGGCTGGGAGGCAAAGCCGGACTTTATTAAACGGGACCTTTTGGAAGCCGCGGAATTCATATTAAAGAATGATAGGAGAAATATATGA
- a CDS encoding glycosyltransferase family 2 protein, whose protein sequence is MEQKIPVSVVVIVKNEEKRIASCLESVAWADDIVIVDDMSTDRTVEIARRYTDRIFERKMDIEGVHRNYAYSQAKNGWVFSLDADEIVSPELKEEIARVVKEDADKKLNEYVVFAVPMRNYIGDHWVKWGGWYPAHKDRFFRKGRFKYEEAAVHPRVFYDGKCGRLNGDIIHYSYENFAELIDSLNGQTSKEAEKWFSTGKKMPLQTALWRTLDRFFRSYVGNKGYRDGVIGLMVAVNGGLYQLLSYAKYRELARGQKAK, encoded by the coding sequence ATGGAGCAGAAGATACCGGTTTCGGTGGTCGTAATAGTAAAGAATGAGGAGAAGAGGATCGCATCCTGCCTCGAGAGCGTTGCATGGGCCGACGATATCGTGATCGTGGACGATATGAGCACGGACAGGACAGTCGAGATCGCCCGCCGCTACACGGACAGGATATTTGAGAGGAAGATGGACATAGAAGGCGTCCACAGGAATTATGCCTACTCCCAGGCGAAGAACGGATGGGTCTTCAGCCTGGATGCCGACGAGATCGTAAGCCCCGAATTGAAGGAAGAGATCGCCCGCGTAGTCAAAGAGGACGCGGATAAGAAGCTTAACGAGTATGTTGTTTTTGCCGTGCCGATGCGCAATTATATCGGCGATCACTGGGTGAAATGGGGCGGCTGGTATCCGGCGCATAAGGACAGGTTCTTCAGGAAGGGAAGGTTTAAATACGAAGAGGCGGCCGTGCACCCGCGCGTCTTCTACGACGGAAAGTGCGGCCGGCTCAACGGCGATATAATACATTATTCCTACGAGAATTTCGCGGAACTTATCGATTCGCTGAACGGCCAGACTTCAAAAGAAGCGGAGAAGTGGTTTTCTACGGGGAAGAAGATGCCTCTGCAGACGGCTTTGTGGCGCACCCTGGACAGGTTCTTCAGGAGTTATGTCGGCAACAAAGGGTATCGCGACGGCGTCATCGGCCTGATGGTGGCGGTGAACGGCGGTCTTTACCAGTTGTTAAGTTACGCCAAATACAGGGAGCTGGCTCGTGGCCAAAAAGCAAAATAA